TCGCCCAGTCCCTGGCGTCCAAGGCGGCCAATCCCAAGCTTAAGGAGCGATATGCCACTTGTGCTGAACTCTACGACAATGCCACCGGCGACATCGAGGATGGGAAGGTCAACTTGGGGAAAGGTGACTACAATGGCGTCAACATTAAGGCGTCTGCAGCCATGACGGAGGCCGGCGACTGTTTGGATAGCTTTTCACAGCCGCCGAAGGACCCATCGGCGCTGTCGGGCAATGGGAAGACTGTGGAAGATATTTGTAGTATCATCTTGGTTATAGCCAATCTTCTTCTTGGGCGTGCCTAACTCCTTTTTGTAATGCCATGAATCAATAATATGTCTGGTTTGAATCCTATAAATTTGGACTATCTACGCTTTTACTCTCGTGCTTTGATAAGATCAAAACTGTCACTTTTAATAGCAATTGACTTAGGAGGACGGAATATTACAACATTTAAACAATAGGAGGTGCCTCTTCTCTCGAAGTTACGAGACTATTTTATGAGTTCCTTAGAGAGTTGTCTCGTGCTCTACGTATTCTCTCTTACCCACCTATGTCGGTTTTGGGTATAGGTACCTTTTTATTGAAGGTTGTTTTAGATTTTCCCATGAGTTACTTCAGTGTCGTAGCCCTGGTACTCGAACCTAATGTTCGAGGTATTTTCTCACCCTGAAAAAACAGGGACACCTTACTGGTCTTCAACATTTTAAACCTTAATTTGAGTATCATTTCAACATTTTAGTCACTCTAAATCTAATATGACTTGATAACCCAACTAATCTATAACTTgtgagtgattcgaatcttaaACTGTAAAATCCTAAATTCGAATCTTAAACTGTAAAATcctaaaaacaatatttgttagcgatgAGCTTGGATTAttgcttggattgttacaaatggtattagagccagacaccgagcagtctgaaaaaaagtaaagctcaaagagaacaatatcagctagctattacaaataatatcttcTAGCAGGAGCATTGTCTTCTCATGACATTAATGCTGCTTTACATGATTTGATGTGTTGAGTTTCATGCCAAGAACGTTCCACTAGAATTGATAATCTTTCACTTGTCCGACCTtcgtttcttctttcacttcaaaatcaaatgaaacGAATCGTACAGGCACAGGACCTTTGAATGTGTAATCCGCCTACTATCTCATTTCCGTTGGGAAT
This sequence is a window from Cucurbita pepo subsp. pepo cultivar mu-cu-16 chromosome LG04, ASM280686v2, whole genome shotgun sequence. Protein-coding genes within it:
- the LOC111792708 gene encoding pectinesterase inhibitor-like is translated as MASSSFLAVSLIVLSVLFFNNAASQNDIASTICKKTRNPSFCFNVLKSAGTTNLKGLATFTLNLAHDKTVKSRALAQSLASKAANPKLKERYATCAELYDNATGDIEDGKVNLGKGDYNGVNIKASAAMTEAGDCLDSFSQPPKDPSALSGNGKTVEDICSIILVIANLLLGRA